GTTGTTTAATCATTGAATGCATAAAACATCTTCATTATAATTTCAAAAGACTTAAGCTAAGGCTAAATCTATAAGAATACAAAGGCAGTCAGCAGAGACAAGACCAGCCCCTTAGGCCTTATCATTGAATATTTTCTTCTCTTGTACCATGGCATGATTGCCTTAAAAGCGTAAAAGGTGTAATGGTAAATTATTTTTCCCGAAAATGAATAAGTGTAGCAAAtcgttaataaataataatatgatatataatcattaaattaaataaaatattataaaaagttAAATATGAGTATCAACTTATgatgaattaaaaataagaattcgtattttaaaaattatcttgaaatctttcaaaaattattaaaatatcaataaaTTGAGCAAAACAGTATAGTCCGATCAATAATTTGGCATTCTTTAAGGGTAGTAGCTTAGATGTTAAATGTCTTTTAAGAAATTATTGGAATGGTAGGGTGTTTGACTGTTTGTTTTAGTCAGttcttttaggtttttttttttccaaaaaaaatgaagcctaagttttaaatatttaaaaaagaaaattcaaaattaaatattgCTAGCCTACCAACTAGTGGAGGATTGGTAATTTCCAGATTTTCATGGAAAGAGCAACAGCTGTGATGACAAAAGGCAAATCAATGATTTACACTCCTTATTATTGGCACACGTGTTGGCATAGAGCAATACGTGGTCTTACCTTATTACCCGAATTAGATATGCCATGGATGGCTTAAAAGATAGAAAAAAGGTGGGTTGCTTTTAAACAACGTCCAATGGGCGagcaaataaaacaaaatgatgGAGACAAGAGTAGTACAAGCCACTCGTGCACACAATATAATAGCATAAAAAGGGTTACCAATTATGCTATTATCAAGATCTTGGAATTATAATATCCTAATAAACTATTACACtttgccatttggtttatgtaacaGATCTAGATCCCAATCTCGAGAAATATTATTAATAAGCACCTTTTGCTGTTATAAGGTTCTTACAAATGGAGACACACCAGGTAAGCCACATATGTAGAAAGTGAGACAGCTGCtactattttttataatttggGAAGTTGGGATAATGTGGCAAGCAGGCAGGGAGGCAAACTCTTTAGGTTACATCCAAAACATGACACCTCAAGCATGCATGCATATTTCTTCATCATTTTGGTGAATGACGTGACATGGTATCCGGATTCAAAGGTGGGAAAGCCCATGCTGGCTCACATGATTGCTCACATTAGAATTGCTTAGCATTCAATACTTATATAAATAGATATTCCCTGGTGTGGTTTTGACAGAGACCATCTCAAACTCTCAAGCTccgaaagaagaaaaaaagcaaACTAAAAAATATGGGTGGCAAATACCATGTAAGATCAATCAGCTTGCCTTCAAGGTCACATCCTACCACCCTTAGAATCGAAGATGAGCTCAACAGGCTCAAAGCTTGGGAAGCATCATCACCTTTGACCACATGTGAGTCGATTTTTACATGTCTTTCGGGATTGGAAGACTTGTACCAATGCATGGACGATCTTCTCAGCATGCCTTCGACACAACAAGTCCTCTCCCAGTATCATCAACATGAGAAATGTGTTGATGAATTGTTGGATGGATCTGTGAGGCTTTTGGACATTTGTGGCATTGCAAGGGATAACATGTATGAAACCAAGGAACATGTTCATGCTCTTCAGTCAGCTCTCCGAAGGAGAAAGGGTGATTCGAGCATTGAGGATAACATTGTTAACTACACTAAATTCAGGAAGCAAATgaagaagaaaggaaagaaattgaTCACAGAGTTGAAGCAAATGGGAAACAAACTTGGAGAATCACCACTCCTCCTGGACCAGCACCAGGACGAGGAGCAGTATCATCATTTCTCAGCTGTGATTCGGGTCCTAACACAAGTTAATGCAACCAGTGCTTCAATCTTCCAATCATTTTTCTCATTTTTGTCGCCACCAGTTTCCTCAAAGCAAACAAGATGGTCTGTGGTGTCAAAGTTGATGATGCACAAGGGGGTAATATCGTGTGAAGAGAATGTAAATGAATTGGAAAGCGTGGATGCTGCACTTTGCAAACACACTTCAGATGTTGAGAAGATGCAGATGGCACACAAAAGATTGGTGGAGTTGGAAAGTGGGATTGAAGGCCTAGAGAAGCGTTTGGAATGCGTGTTTAGGCAGTTGATCAAATCAAGGACATCTCTCTTGAACATAATCTCTCAATAGAGATTTCCCAAATCTATTTCTTGTGCTGAGGCATCCAAATTTTAAAGGACATGCCCAGAGATTTTTTATTCCAATCTGAGTTCAAACCAATTTGTACATTACACACAAAAATTATTGTTATAGAATGATATATAAGTTACGTCATTGGATCATTCTGGCATGTGTTTTGAATTTCTTCCATGTAATTTGACAAGAAAATTATCAAAGTACaagtttaacaaaaaaattatcaaaatacaagtttaagagttcaaaaggtaaaataaaattaaatggagaataaaaaaaatagaaaataaaaaaaaatcattactACCTTTATTTAATAGTTTCTCAAATCAAGAATCACCTTCAAAAATTGATCCCATCAAGTTGAAACTAATAATATTAGGAACACTCCATATGAATCGTTATCTATTGAATAGATGAACTTACTTTGGAATATGGCATGATTATTGATAAAACTCGTTGAGAAACTCATTGCATGCTTGTTTGTGTCTACACATTTGTAAATTAAGGCAAGAAATGTTATCAAAGTTCTTCAAGTTTTCCATTTGTAAATTATAGCATCCATGTAGCCAATATTTCCATCAACGGGCAAACTTCCATTTTCAAGATATTTTAACAACACAAACCTAGGGAGAAAGGCAGCAAGagtaaaaataaaaaagcatAGGAAACAAAACGCAATTCAAGAATAAGGAGAAATCTATcgataatattaatataataagttATGACGATAGAGTGCAACGAAGAGTAGTGCTTTCTTTGGATAGTGGTGGTAGTTAAAGTCGCATATGAGGATAATATTGGGGATTCGTTTATAAAGACTCCGACAAGGAGTTTTAAGAAACATGTAGAGGATATGAGAATGCAAAATATGACTTCAACTATTCCACTAGGACAAGTAAGCGATTATTGGGATCTAGTGCCTTTAGTGTAG
This is a stretch of genomic DNA from Gossypium arboreum isolate Shixiya-1 chromosome 11, ASM2569848v2, whole genome shotgun sequence. It encodes these proteins:
- the LOC108473024 gene encoding uncharacterized protein LOC108473024, which translates into the protein MGGKYHVRSISLPSRSHPTTLRIEDELNRLKAWEASSPLTTCESIFTCLSGLEDLYQCMDDLLSMPSTQQVLSQYHQHEKCVDELLDGSVRLLDICGIARDNMYETKEHVHALQSALRRRKGDSSIEDNIVNYTKFRKQMKKKGKKLITELKQMGNKLGESPLLLDQHQDEEQYHHFSAVIRVLTQVNATSASIFQSFFSFLSPPVSSKQTRWSVVSKLMMHKGVISCEENVNELESVDAALCKHTSDVEKMQMAHKRLVELESGIEGLEKRLECVFRQLIKSRTSLLNIISQ